One stretch of Streptomyces sp. 135 DNA includes these proteins:
- the dpgA gene encoding 3,5-dihydroxyphenylacetyl-CoA synthase DpgA: MTVDTAPPGVPDETRAPGRRESGFLAAPRLAGVGTAVSATSYSQREVLDAFGITDPKVRSVFLNSAIERRNLTLPAEDAHGVRGPESQGDLLDKHKALALEMGGEALRACLKDAGAELADLRHLCCVTSTGFLTPGLSALLIRELGIDRHCGRADIVGMGCNAGLNALSVEAGWAATHPGELAVVLCVEACSAAYAMDSTMRTAVVNSLFGDGAAAVALRAEPGPVRGSEPQGGPVLLKFASCIIPDAVDAMRYDWDRDQGRFSFFLDPRIPYVVGAHAEIVVDRLLEGTGLRRSDIRHWLVHSGGKKVIDAVVVNLGLTRHDVRHTVGVLRDHGNVSSGSFLFSYERLREEGVARPGEYGVLMTMGPGSTIETALIRW; the protein is encoded by the coding sequence ATGACCGTCGACACAGCACCGCCCGGGGTTCCGGACGAGACCCGGGCCCCCGGGCGCCGGGAGAGCGGATTCCTGGCGGCCCCGAGGCTGGCGGGCGTCGGCACGGCCGTGAGCGCCACCTCCTACTCCCAACGCGAAGTGCTCGACGCCTTCGGGATCACGGACCCCAAGGTGCGGTCCGTCTTCCTCAACAGCGCGATCGAGCGGCGCAACCTCACGCTGCCCGCCGAGGACGCCCACGGCGTCCGCGGCCCCGAGTCCCAGGGCGACCTGCTCGACAAGCACAAGGCGCTGGCCCTGGAGATGGGCGGCGAGGCCCTGCGCGCCTGCCTGAAGGACGCCGGGGCCGAACTCGCCGACCTGCGCCACCTGTGCTGTGTGACATCCACCGGTTTCCTCACGCCCGGCCTCAGCGCCTTGCTGATCAGGGAGTTGGGCATCGACCGGCACTGCGGCCGGGCCGACATCGTGGGTATGGGGTGCAACGCGGGACTCAACGCGCTGAGTGTGGAGGCTGGTTGGGCGGCGACACACCCCGGTGAGCTGGCCGTGGTGCTCTGCGTGGAGGCGTGCTCGGCGGCGTACGCGATGGACTCGACGATGCGCACGGCCGTCGTCAACAGCCTCTTCGGTGACGGTGCGGCAGCCGTCGCGCTCCGTGCGGAGCCGGGTCCGGTGCGTGGATCGGAGCCCCAAGGCGGGCCCGTGCTGCTGAAGTTCGCGAGCTGCATCATCCCGGACGCCGTCGACGCGATGCGCTACGACTGGGACCGCGATCAGGGCAGGTTCAGCTTCTTCCTCGATCCCCGGATCCCCTACGTCGTCGGCGCGCACGCCGAGATCGTCGTCGACCGGCTGCTGGAAGGCACCGGTCTGCGCAGGAGCGACATCCGGCACTGGCTCGTGCACTCCGGGGGCAAGAAGGTCATCGACGCCGTCGTCGTCAACCTCGGGCTGACCCGCCACGACGTACGCCACACCGTCGGTGTGCTGCGCGACCACGGCAACGTGTCCAGCGGCTCCTTCCTCTTCTCCTACGAACGTCTTCGCGAAGAGGGCGTCGCCCGGCCCGGCGAGTACGGGGTGCTCATGACCATGGGGCCGGGCTCCACGATAGAAACGGCGCTGATCCGATGGTGA
- the dpgC gene encoding (3,5-dihydroxyphenyl)acetyl-CoA 1,2-dioxygenase DpgC has translation MAASSGVVAHVERLVASLPAPPERTSGQRAEMDAAKDAARALRVAFLDTYADAVYDLLTAGRTVALRIGELLDAAATELPGLVPDEDRLAGERRRPQAAKEGHEIDQGIFLRAVLRSPAAGPHLLDAMLRPTPRALALLPEFTRTGVVEMESVRLERTDDGVARLTMCRGDRLNAEDTRQVDDMETAVDLALLDPAVRVGLLRGGEMSHPRYRGRRVFSAGINLKSLGSGDIPLVGFLLRRELGYLHKIVRGVPADHPGQWHSPRLEKPWVAAVDGFAIGGGAQLLLVCDHVLAASDAYLSLPAAKEGIVPGVANFRLSRYAGPRVSRQIILGGRRIRAAEPDARLLVDEVVEPEEMDAAVERSLVRLDGAAVLANRRMLNLAEEPPDAFRAYVAEFALQQALRIYGQDVIDKVGRFGADRPDAPGNGTAAAHG, from the coding sequence ATGGCCGCCTCCTCTGGAGTCGTCGCCCATGTCGAGAGGCTCGTGGCGAGCCTGCCGGCGCCGCCCGAGCGTACGTCCGGCCAGCGGGCCGAGATGGACGCCGCCAAGGACGCGGCCCGCGCGCTGCGGGTCGCCTTCCTCGACACGTATGCCGACGCCGTGTACGACCTGCTGACCGCGGGCCGCACCGTGGCCCTGCGGATCGGTGAACTCCTCGACGCCGCTGCCACCGAACTGCCCGGCCTCGTGCCCGACGAGGACCGGCTCGCGGGCGAGCGGCGCAGGCCACAGGCCGCCAAGGAGGGGCACGAGATCGACCAGGGCATCTTCCTGCGGGCCGTGCTCCGCTCGCCGGCCGCGGGCCCGCATCTGCTCGACGCCATGCTCCGGCCGACTCCCCGAGCCCTCGCGCTCCTCCCGGAGTTCACGCGCACCGGCGTCGTGGAGATGGAGTCCGTACGCCTCGAACGGACCGACGACGGCGTGGCGCGGCTGACCATGTGCCGGGGCGACCGCCTGAACGCCGAGGACACCCGCCAGGTCGACGACATGGAGACCGCCGTCGACCTCGCCCTGCTCGACCCCGCCGTACGCGTCGGGCTGCTGCGCGGCGGCGAGATGAGCCACCCGCGCTACCGCGGCCGGCGCGTGTTCAGCGCGGGCATCAACCTCAAGAGTCTCGGCTCCGGCGACATCCCGTTGGTCGGCTTCCTGCTGCGCCGCGAACTCGGCTATCTCCACAAGATCGTGCGCGGCGTACCCGCCGACCACCCCGGCCAGTGGCACTCGCCCCGCCTGGAGAAGCCGTGGGTCGCCGCCGTGGACGGCTTCGCCATCGGCGGCGGCGCCCAACTCCTGCTCGTCTGCGACCACGTGCTCGCCGCGTCCGACGCCTACCTCAGTCTGCCCGCCGCCAAGGAAGGCATCGTTCCCGGCGTCGCGAACTTCCGGCTCAGCCGATACGCGGGCCCCCGCGTCTCCCGCCAGATCATCCTCGGCGGTCGCAGGATCAGGGCGGCCGAGCCCGACGCCCGGCTGCTCGTCGACGAGGTAGTCGAGCCCGAGGAGATGGACGCCGCCGTCGAACGGAGCCTGGTTCGGCTCGACGGCGCCGCGGTCCTGGCCAACCGCCGCATGCTGAACCTCGCGGAGGAACCCCCGGACGCGTTCCGTGCGTACGTGGCGGAGTTCGCGCTCCAGCAGGCCCTGCGGATCTACGGCCAGGACGTCATCGACAAGGTCGGCCGATTCGGCGCCGACCGGCCGGACGCGCCGGGGAACGGCACCGCGGCCGCCCACGGATGA
- the dpgB gene encoding enoyl-CoA-hydratase DpgB has translation MKPLRALELNGSTPLSATAVKAVADLCDRAEDTGGSGHGIAVVRVTGSPAGDWTGGLDVMLVTKWERALRRLERLPTATVAVARGDCGGTALDAFLAADLRVAAPDTRLVVPRDATATWPGMAAYRLVHLAGAARVRKAVLFGRAIEAAEALALGIVDELTDDPAAAMNGAAELAAGLSGKELAIRRQLLFDAATTSFEDALGAHLAACDRALRQGAEKEAAAS, from the coding sequence ATGAAGCCGCTGCGCGCACTGGAGTTGAACGGTTCCACGCCCCTCTCCGCCACGGCCGTCAAGGCCGTCGCCGACCTCTGCGACCGCGCGGAGGACACCGGCGGCTCCGGTCACGGCATCGCGGTCGTCCGCGTCACCGGGTCGCCGGCCGGTGATTGGACCGGCGGCCTCGACGTCATGCTCGTCACCAAGTGGGAGCGCGCGCTGCGCCGCCTGGAGCGGCTGCCCACCGCCACCGTGGCGGTGGCGCGCGGCGACTGCGGCGGCACCGCGCTCGACGCGTTCCTCGCCGCCGACCTGCGGGTGGCGGCCCCGGACACGCGCCTGGTCGTACCGCGCGACGCCACGGCCACGTGGCCCGGCATGGCCGCCTACCGCCTCGTCCACCTCGCGGGAGCCGCGCGGGTCCGCAAGGCCGTCCTGTTCGGCCGCGCCATCGAGGCCGCCGAGGCGTTGGCGCTCGGCATCGTCGACGAACTGACCGACGACCCGGCAGCGGCGATGAACGGCGCGGCCGAACTGGCGGCCGGCCTCTCCGGCAAGGAACTCGCGATCCGCCGCCAGCTGCTGTTCGACGCCGCGACGACCAGCTTCGAGGACGCCCTCGGCGCCCACCTCGCGGCCTGTGACCGGGCCCTGCGCCAAGGCGCGGAGAAGGAGGCGGCGGCCTCGTGA